In Pochonia chlamydosporia 170 chromosome 3, whole genome shotgun sequence, the following are encoded in one genomic region:
- a CDS encoding FANCI solenoid 1 domain-containing protein, whose product MKSSTGIKQTRLYSVHEIVVHSMLLSNLTRQTGRSGITFALAVCRSEVFDAKLQTTAALKLCDLGRQDSLTTLSSQVAQVRVSTATPTLKLHDLPPLIVVAEWFPSTTRDEATRGYTPDTLSKLIVAQAVGFATGAQTYYLPTSLPTYVLGR is encoded by the coding sequence ATGAAATCATCAACTGGTATtaagcagaccagactttactccgtacacgAGATCGTggtgcattcaatgttgctttcTAACTTGACACGCCAAACAGGCCGGTCAGGCATCACCTTTGCCTTAGCCGTCTGCCGCAGTGAAGTATTTGATGCGAAATTGCAGACGACAGCAGCATTAAAACTTTGCGACCTTGGCCGTCAGGATTCTCTCACAACATTGAGCAGTCAGGTTGCCCAGGTCCGGGTTTCAACTGCCACACCAACCCTGAAGTTGCACGACCTTCCACCCTTGATAGTCGTGGCAGAATGGTTTCCTTCGACCACACGTGACGAAGCAACACGTGGATATACGCCTGATACGCTTTCCAAGCTGATCGTTGCACAAGCTGTAGGTTTCGCAACTGGTGCGCAAACTTACTATCTACCTACCTCCCTACCTACCTATgtactaggtaggtag
- a CDS encoding SNARE complex subunit Tlg2 (similar to Cordyceps militaris CM01 XP_006669180.1), whose protein sequence is MWRDRTNLYISYRQSYTHHPTQRSKYAGSNAPASTSFSGAYSSSSNLAEDRRGLLSSSGFDDDGDAVIEMDLLPPRWADVSDEITELLSDVAIKGQSLEKLHQKHVLPGFNDEEAKKAEEAQIERLTQQITRAFQECHRRIQRVQQMVRESKQSGTLPKAEEIMAGNIQMSLATRVQEASANFRKKQSAYLKKLRDMGGLGALATGDRSFTPQPGSYTDPSLQESDADRSFSQITLQAASQQKLLHSNDTVIAQREREIEEIAQGIIELSDLFRDLQTMVIDQGTILDRIDYNVERMNENVKGADRELKVASGYQRRTAKRKIMLLLILIIAGLFILLLIKPKRHD, encoded by the exons ATGTGGCGAGACCGCACCAATTT GTATATTTCCTATCGCCAGTCGTACACGCATCATCCGACCCAACGGAGCAAATATGCCGGATCGAATGCGCCAGCGTCCACCTCCTTCTCCGGCGCCTATTCGAGTAGCAGCAATCTTGCCGAGGATCGAAGGGGACTATTGTCCAGCAGCGGCTtcgacgatgatggcgatgccgtAATTGAGATGGATCTGCTGCCTCCGCGCTGGGCCGATGTCTCTGACGAGATTACAGAGCTGCTTAGTGATGTTGCGATTAAAGGGCAAAGTCTCGAGAAGCTACATCAAAAGCATGTCCTCCCAGGATTTAACGACGAGGAGGCTAAAaaggctgaagaagctcagATAGAACGGCTGACCCAGCAAATAACGAGAGCATTCCAGGAGTGCCATCGCAGAATTCAGCGTGTCCAGCAAATGGTTCGGGAGTCTAAGCAGTCCGGAACGCTACCGAAAGCTGAGGAAATAATGGCTGGAAATATTCAAATGTCCCTCGCGACAAGAGTTCAGGAGGCGAGTGCAAATttcagaaagaagcagagtGCATATCTCAAAA AGCTTCGTGACATGGGAGGGTTAGGCGCCCTCGCAACTGGCGATCGGTCTTTCACGCCGCAACCAGGATCGTACACGGATCCATCTCTCCAAGAATCGGACGCAGACCGGTCGTTTTCTCAAATCACCCTTCAAGCAGCATCACAACAAAAGCTCTTGCATTCTAATGACACCGTAATAGCGCAACGAGAGCGTGAGATCGAGGAGATTGCGCAGGGCATAATCGAACTATCCGATTTATTTCGCGATCTTCAAACCATGGTCATAGATCAAGGCACCATACTTGACCGTATCGACTACAATGTGGAGCGCATGAATGAGAATGTCAAGGGGGCTGATCGAGAACTCAAGGTTGCGTCAGGCTATCAGAGAAGGACGGCCAAGAGAAAAATAATGCTCCTTCTAATACTTATTATTGCAGGGCTGTTCATACTTCTTCTCATAAAACCAAAGAGACATGACTGA